The Pleuronectes platessa chromosome 13, fPlePla1.1, whole genome shotgun sequence genome includes a window with the following:
- the ankrd12 gene encoding ankyrin repeat domain-containing protein 12 isoform X1 — MAKPGSDRDGALVDKQAGKKSKDKLSPFTKTPKLDRSELLGKEGKAKSSMKRKLSFTNSPTRTEERDSDTDDSDPGQSSETWGERLVPPCRMYADKDGPDKKKVKKEAGGKKAPNLLFGYPLSERKQMALLMQMTANSPDSTPSHPSQTTPVQKKVPSSASSRQKDKVNKRNERGETPLHMAAIRGDAKQVKELISLGADVNVKDFAGWTPLHEACNLGYYDVAKVLIAAGAEVNTQGLDDDTPLHDASSSGHTDIVKLLLRHGGNAFQANKRGERPVDVADSQELEQLLKGEIPLSDQEDTSSESEDPPSVNPSSVDDVMEFSDTEKDADGKPVMKASSSVPGLDEYEFKDEEEEEDLSKALNDRHILRRELRQREKEESDRNHVAAKQSGKGDSSSKPKKQKTPRVHCSSDTDSDEMESLSEKRNSPTCSQSSESLKADTRSKKENAEQKDKGKVKKKSKSQNKNKENQEDGKENSKTLVLSLATVSESTDKGREEDSFKMSFSPKDDSSVHLFHLSSIKSPKLNHSLTDKQTPLKQENTKMCVSISDSSCPVESVKYNHYTDADYCTEGSSTKGCKHKEKSKHQQKESSVDGDDGHSSPYKDSSIGNSVDSSEGALRKSDLDGKVVKKHKLKHKEKDKHRREYETERSRHRQKEARKDSHRNLEFDREFWKENFFKSDETDEPLPVKKEGEDTSSLQKTSDSPLVKDERNAKEKHSSNKEKRPREEREKDKAVKRERKEAAGKEEKVKDSKPSERDERLDCHGSGRIPEESLQSNSMKEETEEKPISGITADQEQLEPSEKGSREKTDKRLPGKEKDSEKRHPDKEKKVKAEHSDKAEPQNSVDRWKEKERTGAVPSHSPGDKNYKENEKLKSLSAIKKHEDSRKNKDKFDKRSDRERQDREYGVGEHREKDRTNSDKKGKPLEKNADHKSDRSKDKDCDRKKRDKVKDGALSSSSNLKLLLEEKKSYLSESSKSLSAKSKEEVVRTPDKDRDRRDRDRDSERHKDKDRHKERSQQAKINRVKPNEMDVDKAKSKASPATRDAKPKEKRLVNDDLMQTSFERMLSLKDQEIEQWHRKHLEKIKQKERERLKHRPLADPGKPRPKDRTKSEACLSKELMRSKSSETSDLHSRDKSLKDGASPRTVSLDGKTLPSISAKVMSAVENCLTRSPRPESDRCGLMSRSVSLVSVASSEDSCQATTLTPRHAEYDSDMNLEASDSQPAFLQSSLVIQATRSPSVHDKDCNSLPDVLQSNRALLSGRHETPYLRAILDEDANSSTEGKAAENLPKPSLPIEEMKTRETSAETEENLSSQQHLNSVGDSILEREGIALSCLTPNKDPLNKILNPQTSLSQCSGSQPGSTEQKAPPSSEPPAVKDVQCVLDDPQVECSDKEPDQPPVPTPASVSVEPSAPANTKPIQQREPLPSLDVETQQQMETGTTLVSEHKEKPLENFDGPEPESMEIIPESFRSEAMESPEPSTSSHTPTSTAGEPLTGCIRTNPDYQCSQEDMEANNHDCNKSKPSSDTAGPCVDVQTEIKDIVPCASPEQKDEETADVPQSSENSSTAVSVTEGSSAEGSMATESSSESKAESSSEPMEVTPADEKQESSDGDETSQSSVQPGALTDGSSYTSRSSSPQSGDRDSDSSGARMKVRSTDEYVDMHVPHPRKRKMPKMFNPPPCSTSQQEMGHQSLAAIVDSVKLEEIEPYQTERANPYYEFLHIRRKIEEKRKVLCSVTPQPPQYYDEYVTFNGSYLLDGNPFSKLCIPTITPPPSLPEQLKEMFKQQEVLRMKLRLQHSIEREKLIVSNEQEVLRVHYRAARTLANQTLPFSACTVLLDAEVYNMPQDVQNEDGKTSVRDRFNARQFMSWLQDVDDKFDKLKTCLLMRQQHEAAALNAVQRLEWQLKLQELDPATYKSTSIFEIPEFYIPLVEVNDDFDLTPI; from the exons ATGACTCAGACCCAGGCCAGTCGAGTGAGACCTGGGGAGAGAGATTAGTGCCTCCCTGCAGGATGTACGCAG ATAAAGATGGACCAGACAAGAAGAAGGTGAAAAAGGAGGCTGGGGGCAAGAAGGCTCCCAACCTCTTGTTTGGGTATCCTCTGTCCGAGCGCAAACAGATGGCTCTCCTGATGCAGATGACTGCCAACAGTCCAG ACTCTACACCCAGTCACCCCTCTCAAACGACCCCTGTGCAGAAGAAAGTCCCCAGCAGTGCCTCATCCCGACAGAAGGACAAGGTCAACAAGAGGAACGAGCGAGGGGAGACGCCCCTCCACATGGCAGCCATCCGGGGAGATGCCAAGCAAGTGAAGGAGCTCATTAGCCTCGGAGCTGATGTCAACGTCAAAGACTTTGCAG GTTGGACTCCTCTTCATGAAGCCTGTAATCTCGGTTACTACGACGTGGCCAAGGTCTTAATAGCAGCAGGTGCTGAGGTGAACACGCAGGGTCTGGATGACGACACGCCGCTCCATGATGCCTCCAGCAGCGGACATACAGAC attgtaaaactGCTACTACGTCACGGTGGAAACGCTTTCCAGGCCAACAAGCGTGGGGAGCGACCGGTGGACGTGGCCGACTCCCAAGAGCTGGAGCAACTACTGAAGGGAGAGATTCCACTGTCGGACCAAGAGGACACCTCCTCAG AGTCTGAAGACCCACCGTCCGTTAATCCCTctagtgtggatgacgtcatgGAATTCTCTGATACTGAAAAGGACGCGGATGGCAAACCGGTCATGAAAGCCTCATCGTCCGTCCCAGGGCTGGATGAGTACGAGTTcaaagacgaggaagaggaggaggatctcAGTAAAGCCCTGAACGACAGGCACATCCTCCGGAGGGAACTACGGCAGCGGGAGAAGGAGGAAAGCGATAGGAATCACGTGGCAGCAAAGCAGAGTGGCAAGGGGGATTCCTCCTCCAAGCCGAAAAAGCAGAAGACTCCCAGAGTCCATTGCAGTTCGGATACCGACAGCGATGAAATGGAAAGCCTATCAGAGAAGAGGAACTCGCCCACCTGCtctcagagctcagagagccTCAAGGCAGACACGAGATCTAAGAAGGAAAACGCTGAGCAAAAGGACAAGGGCAAAGTTAAGAAGAAGAGTAAGAGtcagaataaaaacaaggaaaaccAAGAGGATGGCAAAGAGAACAGCAAAACTTTGGTCCTCTCCCTCGCAACTGTGTCCGAGAGCACGGACAAGGGTCGGGAGGAGGACTCCTTCAAAATGTCCTTCAGTCCCAAAGATGACTCATCCGTCCACCTCTTCCATTTATCATCCATCAAATCCCCTAAACTGAACCACAGTCTGACCGATAAACAGACGCCGCTCAAACAAGAAAATACTAAGATGTGCGTTTCCATCAGCGACAGCTCATGTCCGGTGGAGAGCGTCAAGTACAACCACTACACAGACGCAGACTACTGCACTGAGGGCTCCAGCACCAAGGGGTGTAAGCACAAAGAGAAGAGCAAGCATCAACAGAAGGAGTCGAGCGTGGATGGGGATGATGGTCATTCCAGTCCTTACAAAGACAGCAGCATAGGAAACAGTGTAGACAGCTCTGAAGGTGCCTTACGGAAGTCCGACCTAGACGGCAAGGTCGTGAAGAAGCATAAGCTTAAACACaaggagaaagacaaacacaggaggGAATATGAGACGGAGCGGAGCCGCCACAGGCAGAAGGAGGCCAGGAAAGACAGCCACAGGAATTTGGAGTTTGACAGAGAGTTCTGGAAAGAGAATTTTTTCAAAAGTGATGAGACGGATGAGCCTCTGCCAGTGAAAAAAGAAGGTGAAGACACCAGTTCGCTTCAGAAGACCTCTGATTCCCCTCTTGTCAAAGATGAGAGAAACGCAAAGGAGAAGCACTCCAGTAATAAAGAGAAGAGGCCCAGAGAGGAGCGAGAAAAAGACAAAGCCGTGAAGAGAGAGCGGAAGGAGGCGGCTGGTAAAGAGGAGAAGGTAAAGGATTCGAAGCCGAGTGAGCGTGACGAGAGGCTGGACTGCCACGGCTCAGGGCGGATTCCTGAGGAGTCGCTGCAGAGCAACAGCATGAAAGAAGAGACTGAGGAGAAACCCATAAGTGGGATCACAGCTGATCAGGAACAGCTGGAGCCCTCTGAAAAAGGCTCACGAGAAAAAACTGACAAGAGGCTCCCGGGAAAGGAGAAGGATTCTGAAAAAAGGCATCCTGACaaggaaaaaaaggttaaaGCGGAGCACTCCGACAAAGCTGAACCGCAGAACTCAGTGGATCGTtggaaggagaaagaaagaacaggAGCCGTTCCTTCCCACTCGCCGGGAGATAAAAACTACAAAGAGAAtgaaaaactgaaatctttatcggcaataaaaaagcatgaagacagcaggaaaaacaaagataagTTTGATAAACGGTCCGATAGGGAGCGGCAGGACAGAGAGTACGGTGTCGGGGAACACCGAGAAAAGGATCGCACAAACTCCGATAAGAAAGGAAAACCTCTGGAGAAGAACGCAGATCATAAGTCTGACCGCTCCAAAGACAAGGACTGTGACCGGAAGAAGAGGGATAAAGTAAAAGATGGAGCCCTTTCGTCAAGCTCCAATCTGAAATTACTtttagaagagaagaagagctaTCTGTCTGAGAGCAGCAAGTCCTTATCTGCAAAATCAAAGGAGGAGGTTGTGAGAACACCAGACAAGGATCGCGACCGCAGGGACCGAGACAGGgactcagagagacacaaggaTAAAGACCGGCACAAGGAGCGCTCCCAGCAGGCCAAGATCAACAGAGTCAAACCCAACGAGATGGATGTAGATAAGGCCAAGTCAAAAGCCTCGCCAGCAACACGAGACGCCAAGCCAAAGGAAAAGAGGCTTGTGAACGACGACTTGATGCAGACCAGCTTCGAGCGCATGCTCAGCCTGAAGGACCAGGAAATTGAGCAGTGGCACCGGAAACATCTGgagaaaatcaaacagaaagagCGGGAGAGACTCAAACATCGACCTCTGGCAGACCCGGGGAAGCCCAGGCCAAAAGACAGAACAAAGAGCGAAGCATGTTTGAGTAAAGAGCTGATGCGCTCGAAAAGCTCTGAAACGTCTGACCTCCACAGCAGAGACAAATCCCTGAAGGATGGCGCCAGCCCCCGGACTGTGTCGCTGGATGGAAAAACTCTTCCCTCCATCAGCGCAAAGGTCATGTCAGCCGTGGAAAACTGTCTGACCAGATCACCCAGACCTGAGAGCGACCGCTGTGGCCTCATGTCCAGGTCTGTGTCCTTAGTCTCTGTCGCCAGCTCAGAGGATTCATGTCAGGCTACAACACTAACGCCCAGACACGCCGAATACGACTCGGACATGAACCTGGAAGCGTCGGACTCTCAACCTGCATTCCTCCAGTCTTCCCTCGTCATTCAGGCCACCAGATCGCCATCCGTTCACGATAAGGATTGCAACAGTCTTCCAGATGTGCTCCAAAGTAACCGGGCGCTGCTGTCCGGCCGACACGAAACTCCATACCTCAGGGCAATTCTGGACGAGGACGCCAACTCCTCCACCGAGGGCAAAGCTGCTGAAAATCTGCCGAAACCCAGTCTGCCCATTGAGGAGATGAAAACCAGGGAGACCTCAGCAGAAACGGAAGAGAACCTCAGTAGTCAGCAACATTTGAATTCAGTGGGGGATTCAATCCTGGAGAGAGAGGGCATCGCTCTCAGCTGCTTGACACCAAACAAAGATCCTCTGAATAAAATCCTGAATCCGCAGACCAGCCTCTCGCAGTGTAGCGGCTCTCAACCCGGGTCAACAGAGCAGAAAGCTCCTCCTTCTTctgaacctcctgctgtgaagGACGTCCAATGTGTGCTGGATGATCCACaggtagaatgtagtgacaagGAACCGGATCAACCACCAGTACCGACACCAGCCTCTGTATCTGTTGAACCATCAGcacctgcaaacacaaaacCCATCCAGCAGAGGGAGCCGCTCCCATCGCTGGATGTGGAGACCCAACAGCAAATGGAAACCGGTACCACGCTGGTGTCTGAGCACAAAGAGAAACCTCTTGAGAACTTTGATGGACCCGAACCAGAGAGCATGGAAATAATTCCTGAAAGCTTCAGATCAGAAGCGATGGAGAGTCCTGAACCGTCCACCAGCTCTCACACGCCCACCTCCACTGCCGGGGAGCCTTTGACAGGTTGTATCAGAACCAACCCTGATTACCAATGTTCTCAAGAGGATATGGAGGCAAATAACCACGACTGTAATAAATCCAAACCTTCCAGTGACACTGCAGGTCCATGTGTCGACGTTCAGACGGAGATAAAAGACATCGTGCCCTGTGCGAGCCCTGAGCAGAAGGATGAAGAGACGGCTGATGTCCCACAGAGTTCAGAGAACAGCAGTACAGCTGTTTCTGTTACAGAAGGTTCTTCAGCTGAGGGCAGCATGGCTACTGAGAGCTCGTCTGAATCCAAGGCAGAGTCTTCATCCGAGCCGATGGAGGTGACGCCTGCTGACGAGAAACAGGAGTCTTCAGACGGAGACGAGACGAGTCAGAGCAGCGTCCAGCCGGGAGCTCTGACCGACGGCAGCAGCTACACCTCCAGGAGCTCGTCTCCGCAGTCTGGAGACCGGGATTCGGACTCTTCAGGGGCAAGGATGAAGGTTCGCTCCACCGACGAGTACGTGGACATGCACGTTCCCCATCCACGCAAGAGGAAGATGCCTAAAATGTTTAACCCTCCGCCGTGCTCCACGAGTCAGCAGGAGATGGGCCATCAGTCTCTGGCGGCCATCGTGGACTCTGTGAAGCTGGAGGAGATCGAACCCTACCAGACGGAGAGGGCCAACCCTTACTACGAGTTCCTGCACATCCGGAGGAAGATCGAGGAGAAGCGCAAAGTGCTGTGCAGTGTCACCCCCCAGCCGCCGCAGTATTATGATGAATATGTGACCTTCAACGGATCCTACCTCTTAGATGGGAACCCATTCAGCAAGCTGTGTATCCCAACA ATAACTCCACCTCCATCGTTACctgagcagctgaaggagaTGTTCAAACAACAGGAGGTCCTCCGCATGAAACTGCGACTTCAGCACAGCATCGAAAGG GAAAAGCTGATTGTTTCAAACGAGCAGGAAGTCTTACGGGTCCATTACCGGGCGGCAAGAACACTGGCCAATCAGACTCTGCCCTTCAGTGCCTGTACAGTCTTACTGGATGCTGAAGTGTACAACATGCCCCAGGACGTCCAG aacgAAGACGGTAAAACGTCAGTAAGAGACCGATTCAACGCCCGACAGTTTATGTCCTGGTTACAAGACGTTGACGACAAGTTTGACAAACTGAAG ACGTGTCTCCTGATGAGGCAACAGCACGAGGCGGCGGCCCTGAACGCCGTGCAGCGCCTGGAGTGGCAGCTCAAACTGCAGGAGCTGGACCCGGCCACCTACAAGTCCACCAGCATCTTCGAGATCCCTGAGTTCTACATCCCCCTCGTGGAGGTCAACGACGACTTTGACCTCACCCCGATATGA